Proteins encoded by one window of Streptomyces sp. NBC_01571:
- a CDS encoding aminoglycoside phosphotransferase family protein: protein MTRTVSAWVSAGDEVLGVVGPFPVDIPWWSEAAPVVDRLEKLLGVPVLVLRLLDVDGGEGGRDGHVTYHVEALGPPVPGTLEQRAVAPDLLVGDEVFRSPWARADGLRELLGWAEETLASAGRPVTGPVEQRRTWNLAGLFRLPTARGPVWLKATPRFAADEAAAIAAFARVDTGLVPVLIGSGERRVLMEHVPGVDCWQPSAETVGAAMERIVAAQAALAEQGPTCPGDGSSPSNRAEGSALPGSRGGPSPAGAGDDPASPSGVPDRRIPGLVSAVHALLDGPAVGELTTQELLAARELTRRWELLTECGLPDTLVHGDFHPGNWRSDGGPPVVVDFADAHWGHPVLDGLRVHDFLPGSGRAVAARAWTDAWKARVPASDPARALALAEPLALLTYAVRYQEFLDGIEPSERAYHEGDPAGAIRAALRSARNPSPYLASSTTGSVSSSRSPSRAS from the coding sequence GTGACGCGAACGGTGAGTGCGTGGGTGAGTGCGGGTGACGAGGTGCTCGGGGTCGTCGGGCCGTTCCCGGTGGACATCCCCTGGTGGTCCGAGGCGGCACCGGTCGTCGACCGGTTGGAGAAGCTGCTCGGCGTGCCCGTGCTGGTGCTGCGTCTGCTGGACGTGGACGGCGGTGAAGGTGGTCGGGACGGTCATGTGACGTATCACGTCGAGGCGTTGGGGCCCCCGGTGCCCGGCACCCTGGAACAACGGGCCGTCGCCCCGGACCTGTTGGTCGGTGACGAGGTCTTCCGGTCGCCGTGGGCGCGGGCGGACGGACTGCGCGAGCTGCTCGGCTGGGCCGAGGAGACGCTGGCCTCGGCGGGGCGGCCGGTGACCGGTCCGGTGGAGCAGCGTCGGACGTGGAACCTGGCCGGTCTCTTCCGGCTGCCCACCGCGCGGGGGCCGGTCTGGCTCAAGGCGACACCGCGCTTCGCCGCCGACGAGGCGGCCGCCATCGCCGCGTTCGCGCGGGTCGACACCGGTCTGGTCCCGGTGCTGATCGGTTCCGGCGAGCGGCGCGTCCTGATGGAACACGTCCCCGGTGTGGACTGCTGGCAGCCCTCCGCGGAGACGGTCGGCGCGGCCATGGAGCGCATCGTGGCCGCGCAGGCGGCGCTCGCGGAACAGGGGCCCACGTGTCCCGGGGACGGCTCTTCACCGTCGAACCGCGCGGAGGGCTCGGCCCTGCCCGGTTCGAGGGGCGGGCCGTCCCCCGCAGGCGCCGGGGACGATCCGGCGTCTCCGTCCGGCGTCCCGGACCGGCGCATACCGGGGCTGGTCAGCGCGGTCCACGCCCTGCTCGACGGACCGGCCGTCGGGGAGCTGACCACACAGGAGCTGCTCGCGGCACGGGAGTTGACACGGCGCTGGGAGCTGCTCACCGAGTGCGGTCTGCCTGACACACTGGTGCACGGTGACTTCCACCCGGGCAACTGGCGCAGCGACGGCGGTCCGCCGGTCGTCGTGGACTTCGCCGACGCGCACTGGGGTCATCCCGTCCTGGACGGTCTGCGCGTCCACGACTTCCTCCCCGGGTCCGGCCGCGCGGTGGCCGCCCGCGCCTGGACCGACGCCTGGAAGGCCCGGGTGCCCGCGAGTGATCCGGCGCGCGCCCTCGCCCTCGCCGAACCGCTCGCCCTGCTCACGTACGCCGTCCGGTACCAGGAGTTCCTCGACGGCATCGAACCGTCCGAACGGGCCTACCACGAGGGGGATCCGGCCGGCGCGATCCGCGCGGCGCTGCGGTCCGCACGGAACCCGAGCCCGTACCTGGCGTCTTCCACGACGGGCTCCGTCTCCAGTTCACGCTCACCCAGCCGGGCAAGCTGA
- a CDS encoding alpha/beta hydrolase → MHVTSEQRLDDGVVEREFTLGEIPGILWTPASASVSVPAPLILLGHPPLGLRRMYPRLVARARHSAADGFATATIELPGSGDRPRWPAVEQARADLRRAMEAGDRVSDEIVDALVLPLVDKAVPEWQAALDALLALSEIGGPVGYSGGVISIGIRLAVVEPRISAAVLFAGSLVPRVMFEEARKVTVPLHVLLQWDDEGNDRQAALDLFDAFGSKEKSLHANMGGHTGVPQFAGDAAAQFFTRHLK, encoded by the coding sequence ATGCATGTCACTTCCGAACAGCGCCTCGACGACGGCGTCGTCGAACGCGAATTCACCCTGGGCGAGATCCCCGGCATCCTGTGGACGCCCGCATCGGCGTCCGTATCCGTACCGGCGCCGCTGATCCTGCTCGGCCACCCTCCCCTCGGGCTGCGCAGGATGTACCCCCGACTGGTGGCCCGGGCCCGGCACTCCGCGGCGGATGGTTTCGCCACGGCCACCATCGAGCTCCCCGGAAGCGGCGACCGGCCCCGTTGGCCCGCCGTCGAGCAGGCCCGCGCCGACCTGCGCCGGGCGATGGAGGCCGGCGATCGGGTCAGCGACGAGATCGTCGACGCCCTCGTCCTCCCACTGGTCGACAAGGCGGTCCCGGAATGGCAGGCCGCGCTCGACGCCCTCCTTGCGCTGTCCGAGATCGGCGGCCCGGTCGGGTACTCGGGGGGAGTGATCTCCATCGGCATCCGGCTGGCGGTGGTCGAGCCGCGCATCTCGGCCGCCGTTCTGTTCGCCGGGAGTCTCGTGCCTCGCGTCATGTTCGAGGAGGCCCGGAAGGTCACCGTTCCTCTGCACGTCCTGCTGCAGTGGGACGACGAAGGGAACGACCGGCAGGCGGCCCTGGACCTCTTCGACGCCTTCGGCTCCAAGGAGAAGTCCCTGCACGCCAACATGGGCGGGCACACCGGCGTTCCGCAGTTCGCGGGGGACGCCGCGGCCCAGTTCTTCACCCGACACCTGAAGTGA
- a CDS encoding TetR/AcrR family transcriptional regulator: protein METKQSGPIGRPRGFDADDALERAMLVFWKHGYEGASTAGLTNAMGISTTSMYAAFGNKEKLFRKALERYTEGPSAYLARAMEEPTALGVATAILAGTVRTTTRPAHPHGCLGVQGALTTSDSGQEVRDLLVAWRNNGYSRVRERFQRAVDDGDLPPQTDPGLLARYLTTFAYGIAVQAATGVGREELQEMADAALRNWPLF, encoded by the coding sequence GTGGAGACGAAACAGAGCGGCCCCATCGGCCGACCGCGAGGATTCGACGCCGACGACGCTCTCGAGCGCGCCATGCTGGTCTTCTGGAAGCACGGTTACGAGGGGGCCAGCACGGCCGGCCTGACGAACGCGATGGGCATCTCCACCACCAGCATGTACGCGGCCTTCGGCAACAAGGAGAAGCTGTTCCGCAAGGCTCTGGAGCGCTACACCGAGGGCCCGAGCGCATACCTGGCGCGAGCCATGGAGGAGCCGACCGCCCTCGGCGTCGCCACCGCGATCCTGGCCGGCACCGTTCGAACCACCACCCGCCCGGCCCATCCCCATGGGTGCCTGGGCGTCCAGGGCGCCCTGACCACCAGCGACTCCGGACAGGAAGTCCGTGACCTGCTCGTCGCCTGGCGGAACAACGGCTACTCCCGCGTCCGGGAGCGGTTCCAGCGCGCCGTCGACGACGGCGACCTGCCTCCGCAGACCGATCCGGGGCTGCTGGCCCGCTACCTCACCACCTTCGCCTACGGCATCGCCGTACAGGCCGCGACCGGTGTCGGCCGCGAAGAACTCCAGGAGATGGCCGACGCCGCCCTGCGCAACTGGCCACTCTTCTGA
- a CDS encoding SDR family NAD(P)-dependent oxidoreductase, whose protein sequence is MGLLEGKTALVTGGSAGIGLATAVRLAAEGAHVFITGRRRAELDAAVEVIGPAATAVTGDIADLADLDRLYEAIRSRGRGLDVLFANASVASLVPLEQVTEEHFDTLFGINVRGMLFTVQKALPLLNDGASIILNGSTNVDVGDEALGVYAATKAATRSFSRTWANELKTRGIRVNTITPGPTDTPALSGLTAAPEQFKEQLATRVPLGRLGRPEEIAAAVAFLASEQSSFITGSSLYVDGGLNQI, encoded by the coding sequence GTGGGACTGCTTGAGGGAAAGACCGCTCTCGTCACCGGGGGCAGCGCCGGAATCGGCCTGGCCACTGCCGTCCGGCTGGCGGCCGAGGGCGCACACGTGTTCATCACCGGCCGACGCAGGGCAGAACTCGACGCGGCTGTCGAAGTGATCGGTCCAGCGGCCACCGCGGTCACCGGTGACATCGCGGACCTGGCCGACCTGGACCGGCTCTACGAGGCGATCCGCAGCCGGGGACGGGGCCTGGACGTCCTGTTCGCGAACGCCTCCGTCGCCTCGCTCGTGCCGCTGGAACAGGTCACCGAGGAGCACTTCGACACCCTCTTCGGCATCAACGTCCGCGGCATGCTGTTCACCGTCCAGAAAGCGCTGCCCCTGCTCAACGACGGCGCTTCGATCATCCTGAACGGCTCCACCAACGTGGACGTCGGCGATGAGGCGCTCGGCGTGTACGCGGCGACCAAGGCCGCCACCCGATCGTTCTCCCGGACCTGGGCCAACGAGCTCAAGACACGGGGCATCCGGGTCAACACCATCACGCCCGGCCCGACCGACACCCCCGCGCTGTCGGGACTCACCGCCGCCCCTGAGCAGTTCAAGGAGCAACTGGCGACGCGTGTGCCGTTGGGCCGGCTCGGGCGCCCGGAGGAGATCGCCGCCGCCGTGGCCTTCCTCGCTTCCGAGCAGAGCAGCTTCATCACCGGTTCGAGCCTGTACGTCGACGGCGGCCTGAACCAGATCTGA
- a CDS encoding NAD(P)-binding domain-containing protein, whose product MTTMGIIGAGEVGGQIARAAPANGYEVVIANSRGPETLEDFVAELGPSARAAPAADAAEAGDFAVVAVPLKLVDDLPVEALAEHRVITQKPLNS is encoded by the coding sequence ATGACGACAATGGGGATCATCGGCGCGGGCGAGGTCGGCGGCCAGATCGCACGCGCGGCACCGGCAAACGGCTACGAGGTCGTCATCGCCAACTCACGGGGACCCGAGACCCTGGAGGACTTTGTCGCCGAACTCGGCCCGTCAGCGCGTGCCGCACCCGCCGCGGACGCCGCGGAAGCCGGCGACTTCGCGGTCGTGGCCGTACCTCTGAAACTGGTCGACGACCTGCCGGTCGAAGCACTCGCGGAGCATCGAGTGATCACCCAGAAGCCGTTGAACTCGTGA
- a CDS encoding ester cyclase yields the protein MSDSDLRAFYLRYLEALNAHKFDGMDEFIDDRTTLNGEPATRDDLVAVQKHDVDAVPDLHWELQELLFDGDRLAARLVNTGTPVKEWLGVAPTGASFEITEYAIYQVRDGRFVHMTALHDAGELLRQLTG from the coding sequence ATGTCCGACAGTGATCTGCGCGCGTTCTACCTGCGCTACCTCGAGGCGCTCAACGCCCACAAGTTCGACGGAATGGACGAGTTCATCGACGACCGGACCACCCTGAACGGTGAGCCGGCCACCCGGGACGACCTCGTCGCCGTTCAGAAACATGACGTGGACGCGGTTCCGGACCTCCACTGGGAACTCCAGGAACTGCTCTTCGACGGCGACCGTCTGGCCGCGCGTCTGGTCAACACCGGTACTCCGGTGAAGGAATGGCTCGGCGTGGCTCCCACCGGCGCTTCGTTCGAGATCACCGAGTACGCCATCTATCAGGTCCGCGACGGACGGTTCGTGCACATGACCGCCCTGCACGACGCCGGTGAACTTCTCCGGCAGCTCACCGGTTGA
- a CDS encoding SDR family NAD(P)-dependent oxidoreductase, translated as MTITLITGANKGIGFETARRLLALGHVVYIGARDVERGEKAAAALGARFVQLDVTDDASVNRALATIDSAEGRLDVLVNNAGILGDGVTDGPTALRAFDTNAVGVVRVTEAALPLLRKSSNPTVVTVSSSAGSFWAVTNPDRPEFNLPLALYSASKSAATMLTVQYAKSQPGIKFNAVEPGTTATDLTAAFGIGRTPEESAAVVVRLATLDADGPTGTFQDENGDVPW; from the coding sequence ATGACCATCACCCTGATCACCGGTGCCAACAAGGGCATCGGCTTCGAGACGGCCAGACGGCTTCTGGCGTTGGGCCACGTCGTCTACATCGGCGCTCGTGACGTCGAGCGAGGCGAGAAGGCCGCCGCGGCGCTCGGCGCGCGATTCGTGCAACTCGACGTGACCGACGACGCGTCGGTGAACCGCGCGCTGGCGACGATCGACTCGGCCGAGGGCAGGCTCGACGTCCTGGTGAACAACGCGGGCATCCTGGGGGACGGAGTCACCGACGGTCCCACGGCGCTCCGGGCCTTCGACACCAACGCGGTGGGAGTCGTGCGGGTCACGGAGGCGGCGCTCCCCCTGTTGCGCAAGTCCTCGAACCCGACCGTGGTCACCGTTTCCAGCAGCGCCGGTTCCTTCTGGGCGGTGACCAATCCGGACCGGCCGGAGTTCAACCTGCCGTTGGCGCTCTACTCCGCGTCCAAGTCCGCGGCCACCATGCTCACGGTCCAGTACGCCAAGTCCCAGCCGGGCATCAAGTTCAACGCGGTCGAGCCGGGCACCACCGCGACCGACCTGACCGCGGCGTTCGGAATCGGAAGGACGCCGGAGGAGAGTGCCGCGGTCGTCGTGCGGCTCGCGACGCTCGACGCGGACGGTCCGACCGGAACGTTCCAGGACGAGAACGGGGACGTGCCCTGGTAG
- a CDS encoding TetR/AcrR family transcriptional regulator, with product MQERAVRTRQRVLRAAAELLSSQGRAGISTRAVSAAAGVQPPTLYRLFGDKDGLLDALAAYGFQQYLREKQALEETDDPVADLRRSWDLHVEFGLSQPGFYVLMYGEGRYRGGIPGGLETIAILRRILARVAAAGRLRMSVERATQLVHAMGLGVVLSLIATPPSERDQYLPATAREHALRMITTASTVEEQSVDLASRAATLREALSRADTTTMTPSERALLADWLDRLADGSPAARSTP from the coding sequence ATGCAAGAAAGGGCCGTACGTACCCGGCAGCGGGTTCTGCGCGCCGCCGCGGAGCTCCTGAGCTCTCAGGGACGTGCGGGCATTTCGACGCGCGCCGTGAGCGCGGCGGCCGGCGTGCAGCCGCCGACCCTGTACCGGCTGTTCGGAGACAAGGACGGACTGCTCGACGCACTCGCGGCGTACGGATTCCAGCAGTATCTGCGCGAGAAGCAGGCCCTCGAAGAGACCGACGACCCCGTGGCCGATCTGCGCCGGTCCTGGGACCTGCACGTCGAGTTCGGTCTCTCCCAGCCGGGTTTCTACGTACTGATGTACGGCGAGGGCCGTTATCGCGGCGGCATACCGGGCGGACTCGAGACCATCGCGATCCTCCGCCGGATTCTTGCCCGGGTGGCCGCGGCCGGCCGGCTCCGCATGAGTGTGGAGCGGGCCACGCAGCTCGTCCATGCGATGGGCCTGGGTGTCGTGCTGTCACTCATCGCGACACCCCCCTCCGAGCGGGACCAGTACCTGCCGGCGACGGCCCGTGAACACGCACTGCGAATGATCACGACCGCGAGCACCGTCGAGGAGCAGAGCGTGGACCTGGCGAGCCGAGCCGCGACCCTGCGTGAGGCGTTGTCCCGGGCCGACACCACCACGATGACACCGTCCGAGCGCGCACTCCTGGCGGATTGGCTCGACCGCCTCGCCGACGGGAGTCCCGCCGCCCGATCGACACCCTGA